The following proteins are encoded in a genomic region of Dyadobacter sp. UC 10:
- a CDS encoding Rossmann-fold NAD(P)-binding domain-containing protein codes for MSGEFSKVEKKRISILGCGWLGIALAQRLLVDPITLEVKASTTSEAKLADFDARNLKGFLLPLTPGFSAKGETIRNFFDADTLVISLPPRSGKNEPGFYTQQVKAIIEAVKPSPVQEVVFVSSTSVYPDLNRTVIEEDVTLPEHSTAREMVLAENLIEALRPEKTVGILRFGGLLGYNRIPGKYVQGQKDMSTGEIPVNYIHRDDGAAIILTILKLGLKNETFNVVAPLHPPRKSVYLDTCAQFDWEAPTFLPTPQSPDFKVVSNEKLIRSYPYEFLYPDPLRFMYTLEDPV; via the coding sequence ATGTCAGGTGAATTTTCAAAAGTAGAAAAAAAACGGATAAGCATTCTTGGATGCGGTTGGCTGGGCATCGCATTAGCTCAACGTCTGCTGGTCGATCCTATTACATTGGAGGTAAAAGCGAGTACTACCTCTGAGGCAAAGCTGGCCGATTTCGACGCCCGGAACCTGAAAGGATTTTTACTACCATTAACTCCCGGATTTTCAGCAAAAGGAGAGACGATTCGAAATTTCTTCGACGCCGACACGCTGGTCATTTCCCTCCCTCCACGATCGGGCAAAAATGAACCTGGCTTTTATACTCAGCAAGTCAAGGCTATTATAGAAGCAGTAAAACCCTCACCCGTTCAGGAGGTAGTATTTGTTAGCTCCACCAGTGTTTACCCGGACCTTAACAGAACGGTTATTGAAGAAGACGTAACATTGCCGGAGCACTCGACGGCGCGTGAAATGGTTCTAGCTGAAAATTTAATTGAAGCGTTAAGACCTGAAAAAACAGTCGGTATACTCAGATTTGGCGGTTTACTCGGCTACAACCGGATTCCTGGCAAATATGTGCAGGGGCAAAAAGACATGTCAACAGGTGAAATCCCGGTCAACTATATTCATCGGGATGATGGTGCTGCGATAATTCTGACAATCTTAAAATTAGGATTGAAGAACGAGACCTTTAATGTTGTTGCGCCTCTTCATCCCCCGCGAAAATCTGTTTATCTGGATACCTGCGCACAGTTTGACTGGGAAGCTCCAACATTTTTACCCACTCCACAAAGTCCTGATTTCAAAGTTGTTTCAAACGAAAAACTGATTCGGAGCTATCCCTACGAATTTCTGTATCCCGACCCCCTTCGATTTATGTACACGCTGGAGGATCCGGTTTGA
- a CDS encoding c-type cytochrome → MTLKKSTSWAVIALAVYFITGCSSKEDRDKYDQYYGSGSKSREETAIVKLANDRKNQPEKPVAAPAAAPAPAGDSSKAGDSTAAAPDAATPAVAAAPKRKAVPAEVSALLNKHACFACHQAYDKVIGPAYSEVAKKKYSADEIVELVHNPKPEHWPGYPPMAPLAHVPKADIVIIANWINSL, encoded by the coding sequence GACATTGAAAAAAAGCACTTCTTGGGCAGTAATAGCCTTGGCGGTTTACTTTATTACAGGCTGTTCCTCAAAGGAAGATCGTGACAAATATGACCAGTATTATGGTTCAGGCAGTAAGTCAAGAGAAGAAACAGCGATTGTGAAACTGGCGAACGATCGTAAAAACCAACCGGAAAAACCAGTTGCTGCTCCGGCTGCCGCACCTGCTCCCGCCGGTGATTCTTCCAAAGCGGGTGATTCTACGGCTGCTGCGCCTGATGCGGCAACTCCCGCGGTGGCTGCAGCACCTAAACGTAAAGCTGTTCCGGCTGAGGTTTCAGCACTGCTTAACAAACACGCTTGTTTTGCCTGTCACCAGGCTTATGATAAAGTGATCGGGCCTGCATATTCGGAAGTTGCTAAAAAGAAATATTCGGCGGATGAAATTGTTGAACTCGTTCACAATCCAAAACCTGAGCACTGGCCGGGATATCCTCCAATGGCACCTCTGGCCCACGTTCCAAAGGCTGACATCGTGATCATTGCCAACTGGATCAATTCTTTGTAA
- the gatB gene encoding Asp-tRNA(Asn)/Glu-tRNA(Gln) amidotransferase subunit GatB: MTQNTLQPADITDELLATYETVIGLEVHCQLLTESKLFARDINLFGTEPNTNIGPLTLALPGTLPKINKKAIEYAVRLGLACGCSISRKTVFDRKNYFYPDLPKGYQISQDKKPICENGGVAISFKNTEGKNTDKIIRFHHIHLEEDAGKSVHEGDQEETLLDYNRAGTPLVEMVSEPDLRSAEETGAFVTEIRRLVRYLGISDGNMEEGSLRCDVNVSVRKYGAKEYGTKVEIKNMNSIRNMMRAISFEERRQIALLENGGQVQQETRMFDVDNGQTYGMRVKETMNDYRYFPDPDLSPVVISEEWLAAIQSAMPALPHELREKFVNQYGIPAYDAMVLTDTKEIADYFEAVCTHTPAYKVASNWLMGPVKSFLNENGGNIELFPVSPQSLAALIALCESGVVSNSVATQKIFPVLLEEPQRDPQEIASTNNWLQNSNTNELESLVDEVINSMPDKVAAYRKGKKGLIGLFVGEVMKKSNNSADPKLVNQLLAKKL, encoded by the coding sequence ATGACTCAAAATACCCTGCAACCAGCTGATATCACCGACGAACTCCTGGCTACCTATGAAACGGTAATCGGACTGGAAGTGCATTGTCAGCTATTGACAGAATCCAAGCTTTTTGCCCGGGACATTAATCTTTTTGGTACAGAACCCAACACCAACATAGGCCCGCTTACGCTCGCTCTGCCGGGCACGCTTCCAAAAATTAATAAAAAAGCAATTGAATATGCAGTGCGGCTTGGATTGGCGTGCGGCTGTTCGATCAGCAGAAAGACTGTTTTTGACCGTAAAAATTACTTTTACCCGGACCTTCCGAAAGGCTATCAGATTTCGCAGGATAAAAAGCCTATTTGCGAAAATGGCGGTGTCGCTATTTCATTCAAGAATACGGAAGGGAAGAATACGGACAAAATAATCCGTTTTCACCACATTCACCTGGAAGAAGATGCCGGTAAGTCGGTTCATGAAGGCGATCAGGAAGAGACATTGCTGGATTACAACCGTGCAGGTACCCCGCTGGTTGAAATGGTTTCCGAACCGGATTTAAGATCGGCGGAGGAGACAGGTGCTTTCGTAACGGAGATACGCCGGCTTGTGCGGTACCTCGGCATCAGTGACGGTAATATGGAGGAAGGCTCACTGCGCTGCGACGTGAATGTTTCTGTACGCAAATACGGAGCCAAAGAATATGGTACCAAAGTCGAGATCAAGAATATGAACTCGATCCGTAATATGATGCGGGCGATCAGTTTTGAAGAGAGACGGCAGATTGCGTTGCTTGAAAATGGCGGCCAGGTCCAGCAGGAAACGCGTATGTTCGATGTGGACAATGGGCAGACTTATGGAATGCGGGTGAAGGAGACAATGAATGACTACCGCTATTTCCCTGATCCTGATCTTTCACCTGTCGTAATTTCGGAAGAATGGCTGGCAGCTATTCAATCTGCAATGCCGGCCTTACCTCACGAATTGCGCGAAAAGTTTGTAAATCAGTATGGTATCCCTGCTTATGATGCGATGGTGTTGACGGATACAAAAGAAATTGCTGATTATTTTGAGGCGGTTTGCACCCATACACCGGCATATAAGGTAGCATCGAACTGGTTAATGGGGCCGGTAAAGTCCTTTTTAAATGAGAATGGCGGAAACATAGAATTGTTCCCGGTAAGTCCTCAGAGTCTGGCCGCCCTGATCGCACTTTGCGAATCGGGGGTTGTGAGTAATTCCGTAGCTACACAGAAGATTTTTCCGGTACTTTTGGAGGAGCCACAGCGTGACCCGCAGGAGATTGCTTCTACAAATAACTGGCTCCAAAACAGCAATACAAACGAGCTGGAATCGTTGGTAGATGAGGTAATTAATTCAATGCCGGACAAGGTAGCCGCTTATCGGAAAGGCAAAAAGGGTTTGATCGGATTGTTTGTAGGAGAGGTAATGAAAAAGTCGAACAATAGCGCGGATCCGAAGCTGGTGAACCAATTGCTGGCAAAGAAGTTATAA
- a CDS encoding TlpA disulfide reductase family protein, producing MKSFLVAVFALAGMQSQAQQLEPKEFNIAGKVKNGAKGEKVILSKSSVGGSSVKIDSTQLKADGTFAIKSTENDRGSFFSLNIADRQKVVLLVEGGENFNVTADGTNKDAKGNGGKAEVSGSKNMEYYAQIDQLMQAFAAKVTVWNEEYAAAEEKKDTKKIAEIQQSFAKADGERLTTIKTLLPEMGTSLVALFTANNFLNPDTDLEVLKKLAGEYEKVQPMPTLAKMFVGQIKRFAGVSVGEEAPDFTLNSPEGKPVALSSLRGKYVLIDFWASWCGPCRMENPNVVRMYDKFKDKGFDIYGVSLDDNEKAWKTAIAKDNLKWQHGSELKKWKSGVAQTYGVNAIPATFLIDKDGKIIAKNLRGAALESKLNELLGGGAQ from the coding sequence ATGAAAAGCTTTTTGGTAGCTGTTTTCGCTTTGGCCGGAATGCAATCCCAGGCTCAGCAACTCGAACCAAAAGAATTTAATATCGCAGGAAAAGTAAAAAATGGCGCAAAAGGAGAGAAGGTAATCCTTTCCAAATCCTCAGTCGGCGGCTCTTCGGTGAAAATCGATTCAACCCAACTTAAAGCGGACGGCACATTTGCTATAAAAAGTACAGAAAATGACAGAGGAAGCTTTTTTTCTCTCAATATAGCCGACAGACAAAAAGTAGTTCTTCTGGTTGAAGGGGGTGAAAACTTTAACGTAACAGCCGACGGTACTAATAAAGATGCCAAAGGTAACGGAGGAAAAGCCGAAGTTTCAGGATCTAAAAACATGGAGTATTATGCGCAGATAGATCAGCTGATGCAGGCATTCGCGGCAAAGGTGACAGTGTGGAATGAAGAGTACGCGGCGGCCGAAGAAAAGAAGGATACCAAAAAGATTGCTGAAATACAGCAATCTTTCGCCAAAGCCGATGGAGAGCGTCTTACCACTATTAAGACATTACTTCCTGAAATGGGTACTTCGCTGGTCGCACTTTTCACTGCCAATAACTTTCTGAATCCGGATACTGATCTTGAGGTACTTAAAAAGCTGGCTGGCGAATACGAAAAAGTACAGCCAATGCCAACGCTTGCAAAAATGTTCGTCGGACAAATCAAAAGATTCGCAGGCGTATCGGTAGGGGAGGAAGCGCCCGACTTTACATTAAACAGCCCCGAAGGCAAGCCGGTAGCATTGTCCTCATTGCGTGGTAAATATGTTTTGATTGATTTTTGGGCATCCTGGTGCGGGCCTTGCCGGATGGAAAATCCGAATGTGGTCCGGATGTATGATAAATTCAAAGACAAGGGATTTGACATTTACGGCGTTTCGCTCGACGACAACGAAAAAGCGTGGAAAACGGCTATTGCGAAAGATAATCTGAAATGGCAGCACGGGTCGGAACTCAAGAAATGGAAGTCCGGCGTTGCACAAACTTATGGGGTTAATGCGATACCAGCTACTTTTCTGATAGATAAAGACGGTAAAATCATCGCCAAAAACCTGCGGGGCGCAGCCCTGGAAAGTAAACTGAATGAATTACTAGGCGGAGGTGCCCAATAA